CGGCTACAACCCCATCGGCTACCACATGGGCACCGTCTGGCCGCACGACAACTCCCTCATCGCCCACGGGCTAGCCCGCTACGGCTTCCGCGCGGAGGCGAACCGGATCATCGTGGCCATGCTGGAGGCGGCCGGGTTCACGGACAACCGGCTACCCGAGGCGATCTCCGGTTACGACCGGACGTTCGGCCGGACGCCGGTGCCGTATCCGACCGCCTGCAACCCGCAGGCCTGGTCCAGCGCGGCGCCGCTGCTGTTCCTGCGGACCATGCTCGGGCTCGACGCCCGCGACGGCGAACTCCGCACCGCACCCGACATCCCGGCCGAGTTCGGCCGCCTCCACCTGCGCGGCACCAACGCCTTCGGCCAGCGGTGGGACATCGACGCCGCCGGCACCCACGCCACCGTACGACCCAGCTGACCGGCCCAGCCGGCTCCGGCCCGCAGCCGGGTCAGTGCAGGGGGCGGCCGTGGGCGTCGGGCACCCCGGACTTGCGGTGGAAGTAGGCGTTGATCTGGTCACGCCACTCCCGCGCGCTGCGCAGCTGCTCGTCGAGGCGCTCGGTGACCCGGGCGTGCACGGCGGCGTCCACCAGCCCGGCCAGCGACTTCCACCGGTGACAGCTCGCCTCCACCTCCGCAACCCCGTCGAAGTGGGTGTCGTAGATGTGCTGGATGACCGTGCGACCGCTGTGCAGCACATGCGCGTACGGCACGTGGTGGAAGAAGAGCAGCAACTCGTCGGGGCAGGAGGCCGGCGACTCGTACGCCTGTGACCAAGGCGGCGGGTACTGGCCGGTGAAGCCGGTGCCGGTGGCCCGGGTGCGGTCCACCCCCACGCCGTCCCGGTCGGCGAAGTGGTAGGTGCCCCACGGGGTGTACTCGTACCCGTCGACGTCGGGGCCGTCGTGGCTGCCGGGCCGCACCATGAAGCCCACGCCCAACGGGGCGGTGTACCGCTCGTAGGTGCGCCACGAGTCGTCCATGATCTCGTGCAGCGTGCGGCGGAGCAGCTCCGGATCGGCGGCGGACCGCGGGTGGAAGGTCAACTCGATCCACTCGTCGAGCACGTCCGCCGGGCGCAGCCGGGGATCCCAGGCGAGCCGGCCGAAGGCGTACAGGTTGGCCTGGGCCAGCGGGTGCCCGGTCCAGAACGGGTCGTCGCCCACGTTGGAGACCGCGACCAGCCCGCCACCGTCGGCGGCCACGTCGGCGACGGCCCGCCCGTCGTCGCCCCAGCCGAACCGCAGCACCTCGCTCCACCAGGGGGCCAGGTAGCACACGTGGTGCTGCTGGCCCGTGTACTCCTGGGTCACCTGGAACTCGACGGCCAGCCGGGTACGGGGCATCGCCGTGATCACCGGCGAGACCGGCTCCCGGGTCTGGAAGTCCATCGGGCCGTGCTTGACCTGGACGATGACGTCGTCACGGAAGCGGCCGTCGAGCGGGGCGAAGTGGTCGTAGGCGGCCCGGGCGCGGTCGGTCGAGCGATCGCGCCAGTCCTGTTTGTGGTTGTAGACGAAGGCCCGCCAGTGCACCACGCCGCCGTGCGGTGCCAGCGCCTCGGCGAGCAGGTTCGCCCCGTCGGCGTGGTCGCGACCGTAGCTGAACGGACCCGGTTGACCCTCCGAGTCGGCCTTCACCACGTAGCCGCCGAAGTCGGGGATGCGGGCGTACACCCGGTCGGTGGTCTCGGCCCACCAGGCCCGCACCGCGTCGTCGAGCGGGTCGGCGGTGGGCAGGGCGTCGAGGACCACGGGGGCGGCGAAGGTGACCGACAGGTGCACCCGGATGCCGTACGGGCGCAGCTCGTCGGCGATCTCGGCCACCTCGTCGAGCCGCTCGGTCAGCAGCCGCGCCTCGGTGGCGTGGACGTTGACGTTGTTCACCGACACCGCGTTGACGCCGCTGGCGGCCAGCAGCCGCGCGTACGCCCGCACCCGGGTACGGTCGCGTCGGGCGCGGCCGTCCTGCCAGAAGATCGACCCACCGGCGTAGCCGCGCTCGACCTGCCCCATCACCGGGTGCACGTCGATGTTGTCCCAGTGGTCGAGCATCCGCCGGCGCATCGCCGGCCGGTGCGCCCGCACGGGGTGGGGCGGGCCGAACGCCGATTCGCCGAGCCGGACCACATGGAACAGCCCGTGCAGGAGCCCCGCCGGTTCGTCGGCGAGCACCACCGTGACCTCGCCGTGGCGGGCCAGCGCGTAGCCCTCGACACCGAGCGGTCCCTGGTCGGCCGCGACTAGGTCAGCCTGGGTCGCCCGGGCGGCGTCGAGGTCGACCGGGGCATCGGGGCCGGCGTCCCGCAGGGCCGGGATCAGGGCGAGCACGAGGCTCACCGCCGGGCCACCGGTCTCGCCGGCCCGTCGCCGGACGGTGCCGCCGTACGCGGCGCAGGCCCGCTCGACCTCGTCGGACACCGTGTCGACGAGCAGGCCGTCGCCGTGCACGAGGGTGTGCCGGGAACCGACGGCGCGCAACGCCTGGGGCGGCAGCCACGCGGGGTGGACCTCGGTCGGGGAATGGTCACCGCGCGACCCAGATCGAAACCTGCTCATTGCGCAGATCGTAATGATCTTACCGGATATGCGTCAAGGTGCTTCCGGAAGTTCTCGGTAGGACCGGTCGGTCCGCCTCCCGGCCGCGTCGGTGCGGGCCACCCGGCGGCGTGCGATCTCGCCGATCGGCTCCCCGGACGGCCCCGGGCCGATACGTTTGCTCCCCATGACACGGTTTTCGACGCCATCCGCGACCCGGTCGCCCCGGCGGGGAGCAGCAGCCTCGTGACGCGGTTCCGGGTCAACGGGCGCGAGATCGACGTGACCGTCGACGAACGCGAGTCGCTGCTCGACGTGCTGCACACCCGGCTGCGGATGTTCGGCACCAAGAAGGGTTGCGACCATGGCCAGTGCGGGGCCTGCACCGTCCACCTGGACGGCCGCCGGGTGGTCTCCTGCCTGACCATGGCGATGCAGGTCGACGGCCGCGAGGTCAACACCATCGAAGGGGTGGCGGACTCCGACGGCAGCCTGCATCCCCTGCAACAGGCGTTCATCGACAACGACGCCCTCCAGTGTGGCTACTGCACCCCCGGCCAGATCATGTCCGGCCTGGCCTGCATCGCCGAGGGCCACACCGGTGACGACGACGAGATCCGCGAGTACATGAGCGGCAACCTGTGCCGGTGTGGCGCGTACGTGGGCATCGTGGCCGCCATCCGGCAGACCGCCGGCCGGACGGGGGCCTGATCGGATGCGCTCCTTCAGCTACACCGCGCCCGCCTCGGTCGCCGAGGCCGTCGACGTGATCGCCGAGGCCGGACCGGGTGCCCGGTTCCTCAACGGCGGCACGAACCTCTACGACCTGATGAAGCTGGGTGTGGAGCGTCCGTCGGTGGTGGTGGACGTCAGCCGGCTGGCCGAACTCGGCGCCATCGACACGTCCGGCCCCGACCACCTGGTGTTCGGCGGCGGCGCCCGGATGGCCGACATCGCGGCCGACCCGGTGGTGCGTGGCGACTATCCGGCCCTGTCGGAGTCGTTGTGGCTCGCGGCGTCGCAGCAACTGCGCAACATGGGCACCGCCGGCGGCAACCTGCTCCAACGGACCCGCTGTGCGTACTTCCGCGAGGTGGCGTACCCCTGCAACAAGCGGGCGCCGGGCAGCGGTTGCGCGGCGATCGGGGGCATCGACCGCGGCAACGCCGTGCTCGGCACCAGCGACGCGTGCACCGCGGCCTTCGCGGGCGACTGGCCGGTGGCGTTGATCGCCTTCGACGCGGCCGTCGACGTGGTGAGTTCCCGGGGTGCACGGACGGTGGCCATCGCCGACCTGTACCGGGAGCCCGGCCAGACCCCGCACCTCGAACACCACCTCGCCCCGGACGAGCTGATCCTGCGGGTCCGGGTGCCGGTCACCGCGGCCGGTCGCGGATCGACGTACCTGAAGGTCCGTGACCGTGAGTCGTACGCGTTCGCGCTCGCCTCCGCCGCCGTCGGCATCACCGTCACCGACCAGGGCCGGGTCGAGGAGTGCCGGATCGCGCTGGGTGGCGTCGCCACCCGCCCCTGGCGCGTCCCCGCCGCCGAGCAGGTCCTGATCGGCCAGCCCCTGACCCCGGAGAACGCCCGGGCGGCCGGGCGGGCCGCGCTGGCCGGCGCCCGGGCCGGCACGCACAACGGCTTCAAGATCGACCTGGCCGAGCGTACCCTCGCCGAGGCGCTACGCATCGCCGGAGAGCGAGCGGCCCGATGAGCGAACGTCGTCAGCGAACCATCCGGCTCAGCACGGTGGTGCCTCGTCGCGGCGCCGAGCGCGGCGAGGCGGCGCGATGAACCCGGCCCGCGCGGACCATCGCGTCGACGCCCGCGCCAAGGTCACCGGCGCGCTGCGCTACGGCGTCGACCGCGCGCCCGACGACCTGGCGTACGCCGCGTTCGCGGTCGCCACCATCAACCGAGGTCGCGTCCTCGACGTGGACACCACGGCGGCGCAGCGGGTGCCCGGCGTCCAGGTGGTGATCACCCGGATCGACCGGGACGAGCTGGGCTCGCAGGGCTTCGTGATGAGCGGCGGCTACGGCTTCCAGAGCTTCCAACCGCTGGTGGGCGACCAGATCGCCTATCGTGGCCAGCCGATCGCGCTGGTCGTGGCGGACACCCTCGTGGCGGCGACCGAGGCGGCCGAACTCGTCACCGCCCGCTACGCCGAGGAGCCGTTCGCGGTCACCCTGGACGGTCCCGGCGCGGAGACGCTCGTGCAGGCCCAGGCCATCCCGCTGCCGATGACCGAAGACCTCGCCGTCGGCGACGCCGACCGGGCCTTCGCCGCCGCCCCGGTGCAGGTCGACGTGGAGATCCACGGCCCGCCCCAGCACCAGGTGCCGATGGAACTCATCAGCAGCGTCGTCCGGTGGCGCGGCGACACCCTGGTCATCCACGAGGGCAGCCAGAACTCCGGCGCGATCCAGCACGGTGTCGCCCAGCAGCTCGGCATCGACCCGGCCACGGTGGAGATGATCTCCCCGCCGGTCGGCGGCGGGTTCGGGCAGAAGAACTCGCTCCAGCCGCACATCGGGCCGCTCGCGGTCGCCGCCCGCCGGGTCGGCCGGCCGGTCAAGCTGGTGCTGACCCGGACGCAGGTCTTCCACCAGGCCAGCTTCCGCCCGGCGAGCCGGCACCGGGTCCGGGTGGGTGCCGACTCCTCCGGGCGGCTGCTGGCCGCGATCCACGAGATCGACCAGCAGACCTCGCGGCAGGACCTGTTTCCGGCGCTCTACACCGAGGTCTCGTCCCGGCTCTACGGGATCACGAACTTCCGGGGGTTGCAGCGGCTGGTCCGCACCGACGTGCAGACTCCCGGCTACATGCGGGCGCCCTTCGAGCACATCGCCACCTTCGCGATGGAGTCCGCGGTCGACCAGGTCGCCTACGCCACCGGCCAGGACCCGGTGGCGCTCCGGCTGGCCAACGACGCCGACCGCGACCCGGTGACCGGGTTGCCGTTCTCCTCCCGGCACGTCGCCGAGTGCCTGCGGCGGGGAGCGAAGCGGTTCGGCTGGGCGGACCGTACGCCGCAGCCGCGCTCGATGCGCGCGGCCGACGGCTCGCTGGTCGGCTGGGGGGTCGCCATCGGCGCCTATCCGGGCAGCACCTGCCCGGCGGTGGCCGTCCTCTGTGTGGACGGCAGCGGAACCGTCAGCGTCGCCGTGACCGGCCACGAGATGGGTCAGGGCATCAGCACGGCGGTCGCCCGGCTGGTGGCCGGGGACCTCGGCGTCGAGCCGGACGCGGTGCGCCTCGACCTGGCCGACTCCCGCCGCACCCCGCAGGTGCTGACGGCCGGTTCCTGGGGCACCGCGACCGCGCTGCCGGCCGTGCACGCCGCCCTGCGCGAACTACGCAGGCAGCTCGGCGTGCCCGACACCGGGCCGGTGGACCTGCGCGGCGCGGTGGCCGCCTCGGGCAGACCCGAGGTCGAGGTGCGGGCCAGCAACCTGGGCGCCGGCCAGGACGCCAGCGCGATGGACCGGATCCGCAACGGCACGCTCGCCTTCGCCGGCCCCGCGTACCCCGATTTCGTCACGTTCAGCTACGCCGCCCACTTCGTCGAGGTCCGGATCGCGCCCCTGACCGGCCAGATCCGGGTGCCCCGCGTGGTCAGCGTCGCCGACTGCGGGCGGGTCGCCAGCCCGGTCACCGCGGCCAGCCAGCTCCGCGGCGGGGTGATCTGGGGAATCGGCGCCGCGCTGCGGGAGCAGAGCGAGGTCGACCCCCGCTACGGCGGCTTCCTCAACGCCAGCTACGAGGGGTACCCGATCGCGGTCAATGCCGACATCCATCAGATCGACGTCGACTTCGTCGACGAGCCGGATCCACGGATCAACCCGGTGGGTGTGAAGGGACTCGGCGAGATCTCCATGGTGGGCGTCGCCGCGGCCGTCGTCAACGCCGTCTACCACGCCACCGGAACCCGCTTCACCCGACTGCCGATCCACATCGAGGACGTCCTGCCGGTCCTGTGACCCGGCGCCCGCCGACCGGCCGGTGTCACACCCGCCCGTCGCGGACGGCCGGTTCCAGGTAGACCGGCAGGTGGTCGTCGGCGCTGGCGGCGAAGAGGGCCACCTCGTACGCCATGTCGCCGACCTCGGCGTCGCCCTCGATGCCGACGGTGAGGATCGCCCCGTTACCGGTGGTGGCGTGGAACAGGAACGCCTGCGACATCTGCACGACGACCTGGTGCAGCTCGCCCTTCCCGCAGACCCGGGCGGCGGCCAGGCCCAGCGCCTGAAGCCCGCAGACCATGCTGGACAGCTGGACGGCGAGTTCGTCGTCGATGCCCCGGGAGGCGCCCAGCAGGAGGCCGTCCGGGGAGAGCACCACCGCGAACTGAGCACCCGGCACCCGGTCGACGATGGCGTCGAGCGCGCGGCCGAGGTTGTCGGCGGTGGTCACGGCAGGAGTCAATGGACTGTCCTCTCGTACGGCGGGACCGGTGTCCGAGGGCGTCGTCGGCTCCCACTGCGGCCTCGACGGCCCGTCCTGGCCGACCGATCCGCCAGGTTGCTCCAACGTTCGTACCAGAGATCACTCCGGTACCAGGAGACCCCACTTCCGCCGACTTCGGCCCTCGGTCCGCCTAACGTACGATGCGCCCGATCACCTCGATCCGACGGGTCGGGTCAATCCGGACCTCACGCCGGCCGGGCCGCGCCACGCAGCCCCACCAGGCCGGGCACGGCGGCCCGGCCGAGTTCGCCGCCGGTGGCCGCGTCGTGCCAGCTCACCGCCGCCTGGCGGCCGACGTAGAGGCGGGCGGCGTCGGGGCTGAGGGCGAGCCCGGTGACCGGTCCGCCGACCGGCCGTTCGCCGGCGACGTCGAGTTCCGCGAGGTCCGAGGTCCACATGGTGGCACCGGCGGCGAGATGCAGCTGGCCGGGGCCGGCGACCGCGTACGCGGGGCCGGTGGCGCTGACGAACGTGCTCGTGCGGCGTACGGTCAGCTCCTCGGTGGAGATCTCGGCGACGGTGCCGGAGGTGACGTCGGCGACGTAGAGCCGGCCGCCGTCCGGGGTGATCGCCATGGCGTGCCCGTCGGCGGCACCCGCACCGAACGGGTGCGGCAGGTCCACGCAGTACGCCCACCGTTGTGCGAGGTGCAGGGTGTGCACGAAGGCGTGCACGTCGCTGCCCGGCCGGCCGCTGATCCGGTCCCGGGTGTGCTGGTGGTCGGGCTGGTGGGTGTAGAGCGTGTAGAGCACGGTGCGGTCCGGTGCGAGCAGCGCCTGCCGTCCGTCGCCGCGCATCTCCTCCTCCGCGCCGGCCGGGATCGGCCCCTTGGCGCGGGTGAAGAGGGGGCCGGGAACGCCGGTGGCGAGGTCGACGACGCGGACCCGGTACCGGTCCGGCGCCTGCGGCGGCAGCCATTCCAGCACGAAGAGGCCGGCGAGGTCGTGGGTGAACGCCTCCGGGACGACGTTGCCGGGCAGCCGCAGGCGTTGCCGGACACCGCCGGCGTCGGCGATCAGCACGGGGGTCACGTCACGCCCGGCGGGGCGTTCCTTGGTGACGCTCACCTCCTCGGTGGTCAGCGCCACCCGCGTACCGTCGGCGGAGACGGTCTGCGGCACCCAGCGGCCCGGCAGCCTGACCCGCGCGGAGGCGACGCCCCGACCGGCGTCGATCCGCCAGAGCGCGGTGTCGCCGCCGTCGGGCACGCTCGCGTACGCCAGGCGTCCGTCGGCGGTGGCGATCCCCTGCGGGATCGCCTGGTGATCGGCGCCGCGCAGCACCCCCAGGCCGCCGTCGACCTCGATCAACAGTGGGTCCGGGGGGAGGCCGGAGGCGGCCGGGACGGCGGCCGGGCTCCGCAGCGGCCCGCAGCCGGTCAGGGCGGCGGTCCCCGCGCCGGCCAGGGCGGCCAACAGGGTACGGCGGTGAAGCGTGGTCTTCGGCATCATGACCCGGTGACACCGCCGGGCCGGCTCCGGT
This is a stretch of genomic DNA from Micromonospora sp. WMMD1082. It encodes these proteins:
- a CDS encoding (2Fe-2S)-binding protein, which translates into the protein MTRFRVNGREIDVTVDERESLLDVLHTRLRMFGTKKGCDHGQCGACTVHLDGRRVVSCLTMAMQVDGREVNTIEGVADSDGSLHPLQQAFIDNDALQCGYCTPGQIMSGLACIAEGHTGDDDEIREYMSGNLCRCGAYVGIVAAIRQTAGRTGA
- a CDS encoding roadblock/LC7 domain-containing protein, whose amino-acid sequence is MTTADNLGRALDAIVDRVPGAQFAVVLSPDGLLLGASRGIDDELAVQLSSMVCGLQALGLAAARVCGKGELHQVVVQMSQAFLFHATTGNGAILTVGIEGDAEVGDMAYEVALFAASADDHLPVYLEPAVRDGRV
- a CDS encoding xanthine dehydrogenase family protein molybdopterin-binding subunit; amino-acid sequence: MNPARADHRVDARAKVTGALRYGVDRAPDDLAYAAFAVATINRGRVLDVDTTAAQRVPGVQVVITRIDRDELGSQGFVMSGGYGFQSFQPLVGDQIAYRGQPIALVVADTLVAATEAAELVTARYAEEPFAVTLDGPGAETLVQAQAIPLPMTEDLAVGDADRAFAAAPVQVDVEIHGPPQHQVPMELISSVVRWRGDTLVIHEGSQNSGAIQHGVAQQLGIDPATVEMISPPVGGGFGQKNSLQPHIGPLAVAARRVGRPVKLVLTRTQVFHQASFRPASRHRVRVGADSSGRLLAAIHEIDQQTSRQDLFPALYTEVSSRLYGITNFRGLQRLVRTDVQTPGYMRAPFEHIATFAMESAVDQVAYATGQDPVALRLANDADRDPVTGLPFSSRHVAECLRRGAKRFGWADRTPQPRSMRAADGSLVGWGVAIGAYPGSTCPAVAVLCVDGSGTVSVAVTGHEMGQGISTAVARLVAGDLGVEPDAVRLDLADSRRTPQVLTAGSWGTATALPAVHAALRELRRQLGVPDTGPVDLRGAVAASGRPEVEVRASNLGAGQDASAMDRIRNGTLAFAGPAYPDFVTFSYAAHFVEVRIAPLTGQIRVPRVVSVADCGRVASPVTAASQLRGGVIWGIGAALREQSEVDPRYGGFLNASYEGYPIAVNADIHQIDVDFVDEPDPRINPVGVKGLGEISMVGVAAAVVNAVYHATGTRFTRLPIHIEDVLPVL
- a CDS encoding alpha-glucuronidase, with protein sequence MSRFRSGSRGDHSPTEVHPAWLPPQALRAVGSRHTLVHGDGLLVDTVSDEVERACAAYGGTVRRRAGETGGPAVSLVLALIPALRDAGPDAPVDLDAARATQADLVAADQGPLGVEGYALARHGEVTVVLADEPAGLLHGLFHVVRLGESAFGPPHPVRAHRPAMRRRMLDHWDNIDVHPVMGQVERGYAGGSIFWQDGRARRDRTRVRAYARLLAASGVNAVSVNNVNVHATEARLLTERLDEVAEIADELRPYGIRVHLSVTFAAPVVLDALPTADPLDDAVRAWWAETTDRVYARIPDFGGYVVKADSEGQPGPFSYGRDHADGANLLAEALAPHGGVVHWRAFVYNHKQDWRDRSTDRARAAYDHFAPLDGRFRDDVIVQVKHGPMDFQTREPVSPVITAMPRTRLAVEFQVTQEYTGQQHHVCYLAPWWSEVLRFGWGDDGRAVADVAADGGGLVAVSNVGDDPFWTGHPLAQANLYAFGRLAWDPRLRPADVLDEWIELTFHPRSAADPELLRRTLHEIMDDSWRTYERYTAPLGVGFMVRPGSHDGPDVDGYEYTPWGTYHFADRDGVGVDRTRATGTGFTGQYPPPWSQAYESPASCPDELLLFFHHVPYAHVLHSGRTVIQHIYDTHFDGVAEVEASCHRWKSLAGLVDAAVHARVTERLDEQLRSAREWRDQINAYFHRKSGVPDAHGRPLH
- a CDS encoding xanthine dehydrogenase family protein subunit M, whose protein sequence is MRSFSYTAPASVAEAVDVIAEAGPGARFLNGGTNLYDLMKLGVERPSVVVDVSRLAELGAIDTSGPDHLVFGGGARMADIAADPVVRGDYPALSESLWLAASQQLRNMGTAGGNLLQRTRCAYFREVAYPCNKRAPGSGCAAIGGIDRGNAVLGTSDACTAAFAGDWPVALIAFDAAVDVVSSRGARTVAIADLYREPGQTPHLEHHLAPDELILRVRVPVTAAGRGSTYLKVRDRESYAFALASAAVGITVTDQGRVEECRIALGGVATRPWRVPAAEQVLIGQPLTPENARAAGRAALAGARAGTHNGFKIDLAERTLAEALRIAGERAAR